TGGTCACTCATGATCGCCGGATGCTGGACGCGGTTCAGGTGACCCGGCGGCTGGAGGTGGCGGACGGGAAGGTGACGGAGCAGCGCTGAGCAACGGTGAAGTTCAGGTTGTTCGTTCACTGCGGGGCGGTGGGGGCTGGTCGCGCAGTTCCCCGCGCCCCTTGAGGGTCGCGGCCCGCTCCACCCGGTTCCGGTGCTCCGCCCACCAACTCGCGTCGCCCGGCGCCATGTTGGTGCCCCCGACGCGCTGACCCACCGTCCCGTCGATGAGTTCGCGTACGACGTCGGCGTGGCCCGCGTGGCGGGCTGTCTCGTAGGTCATGTGGACGAGGGCGCGGTGCAGGGTGAGTTCGTTGCCGCCTTCGCCGGGCATGCGGCCGATCGCGTCCAGGGGGAGTGCCTCGATCGTCGCGTCGGAGTGGGCGCAGATCCGCCGGTAGTCGCCGACGATCTGCTCACGTGTCTCGTCCGGGGTCGCCCACAGATCCGCGTTCGGCTCGGCGTCCCCCGCGATCCACAACTCCGGCCCGTCGACCGGCCGCCCGAACACCGTCCCGAAGTAGAACGCCTCGGCCCCCGCCAGATGCTTGACCAGCCCCAGCAGATTGGTGCCGGTCGGCGTCATCGGCCGCCGGATGCCGTACTCCGGCAGCCCTTCCAGCTTCCACACCAACGCGTCACGAGAGTCCTGCAGAAAAACACGCAGATCGTCTTTGAAGTCCGGTGAGATCATCCCCCCAGTCTGTCGCCGAGACGATCCACGTCCACCAATTTTCACCGCCGAGCCCCCACCCCCCCAGGGGCGCGGGGAACTGCGCGACCAGCCACAACGGGCCGGCAGTTCCCCACGATCTGAACCCCTACGGTCCGATCGGCGAAGCCGTCAGCGCTTCCCCTTCTTACCCGGGTCCAACAACCCCGCCTTCCGCAGAGCATCAGCCATCGCACTGTTCCCCGGCGGCGGAGCAGCCTGCCGCGATCCACCACCCTGGCCGCCCTGCCGCTGCTGCTGCCGCTGTTGAGGAGGCCGCCCTCCACTCCGCTGCCCGCGCTGGGCACCCCCACCCTGCTGTCCCCGCTCACCGCCGGAGGCCACCGCCTCGTCATCCAGCCGCAACGTCAACGAGATCCGCTTCCGAGGGATGTCGACGTCGAGCACCTTCACCTTGACGATGTCCCCCGGCTTCACCACATCCCGCGGGTCCTTGACGAACGTCTTCGACAGGGCGGAGACATGCGCCAGCCCGTCCTGGTGGACCCCGACATCGATGAACGCCCCGAACGCCGCGACGTTCGTGACGACACCCTCCAGAACCATCCCGGGCGCGAGGTCGGAGATCTTCTCGACGCCGTCCTTGAACGTGGCCGTCTTGAACGCGGGCCGAGGGTCGCGCCCCGGCTTCTCCAGCTCCTTCAGGATGTCGGTCACGGTCGGCAGACCGAACGTCTCGTCCACGAACTCCGTCGGCTTCAGCGACCGCAGCACCGACGTGTTTCCGATCAGCGAAGCGACCTCGCTGCCCGCCGTCTTCACCATCCGCCGCACCACCGGATACGCCTCGGGGTGCACGCTGGAGGAGTCGAGCGGGTCGTCCCCACCCCGGATGCGCAGGAAGCCCGCGCACTGCTCGTACGCCTTCGGGCCGAGCCGCGCCACGTTCTTCAGCTGGGTGCGCGACTTGAACGGGCCGTTGGCATCGCGGTGCGACACGATGTTCTCGGCGAGGCCGGAGGTGATGCCGGAGACGCGGGAAAGCAGCGGCGCGGAGGCCGTGTTGACGTCCACGCCGACGCCGTTCACACAGTCCTCGACCACCGCGTCCAGCGAACGCGACAGCTTCACCTCGGACAGGTCGTGCTGGTACTGGCCGACCCCGATCGACTTGGGGTCGATCTTCACCAACTCCGCGAGCGGGTCCTGGAGTCGGCGCGCGATGGAGACGGCGCCGCGCAACGACACGTCCATGTCGGGCAGTTCCTGCGAGGCGAACGCGGACGCCGAGTACACGGACGCGCCGGCCTCGGACACCATCACCTTCGTGAGGTTCAACTCCGGGTGCTTGGTGATGAGTTCACCGGCGAGCTTGTCGGTCTCGCGGGACGCCGTGCCGTTGCCGATCGCGATCAGTTCGACCGAGTGCTGCGCGGACAGGCGGGCCAGCTTGGCGAGGGCGTCGTCCCACTTGTTGGCCGGGACGTGCGGGTAGATCACGTCCGTGGCGACGACCTTGCCGGTCGCGTCGACGACGGCCACCTTCACGCCCGTACGGAAACCGGGGTCCAGGCCCAGCGTCGCGCGCGTGCCGGCCGGGGCGGCGAGCAGCAGGTCCCGCAGGTTCGAGGCGAAGACGTTGACCGCCTCGTCCTCGGCCGCCGTACGCAGCCGCAGCCGCAGGTCGATGCCGAGGTGCACGAGGATGCGGGTGCGCCAGGCCCAACGGACCGTGTCCTGAAGCCACTTGTCACCGGGACGGCCGCGGTCGAGGACCTGGAAGCGGTGGGCGACCATCCCCTCGTAGGAGGAAGGCCCCTCGGTGTCCTCCTCGGGCTC
The nucleotide sequence above comes from Streptomyces sp. N50. Encoded proteins:
- a CDS encoding DinB family protein — encoded protein: MISPDFKDDLRVFLQDSRDALVWKLEGLPEYGIRRPMTPTGTNLLGLVKHLAGAEAFYFGTVFGRPVDGPELWIAGDAEPNADLWATPDETREQIVGDYRRICAHSDATIEALPLDAIGRMPGEGGNELTLHRALVHMTYETARHAGHADVVRELIDGTVGQRVGGTNMAPGDASWWAEHRNRVERAATLKGRGELRDQPPPPRSERTT
- a CDS encoding Tex family protein; the encoded protein is MTTPLVGSIEGRIAEELGVRERQVRAAVELLDGGSTVPFIARYRKEATEMLDDAQLRTLEERLRYLRELEERRTAILESVREQGKLSEELEAQIRAAETKARLEDIYLPYKPKRRTKAQIAREAGLEPLAEGLLGDPSVEPLAAAAAFVDADKGVADPQAALDGARAILTERFSEDADLIGELRERMWGRGRLAAKVRDGKEEAGAKFADYFDFSEPFTALPSHRILAMLRGEKEDVLDLVLEPEEDTEGPSSYEGMVAHRFQVLDRGRPGDKWLQDTVRWAWRTRILVHLGIDLRLRLRTAAEDEAVNVFASNLRDLLLAAPAGTRATLGLDPGFRTGVKVAVVDATGKVVATDVIYPHVPANKWDDALAKLARLSAQHSVELIAIGNGTASRETDKLAGELITKHPELNLTKVMVSEAGASVYSASAFASQELPDMDVSLRGAVSIARRLQDPLAELVKIDPKSIGVGQYQHDLSEVKLSRSLDAVVEDCVNGVGVDVNTASAPLLSRVSGITSGLAENIVSHRDANGPFKSRTQLKNVARLGPKAYEQCAGFLRIRGGDDPLDSSSVHPEAYPVVRRMVKTAGSEVASLIGNTSVLRSLKPTEFVDETFGLPTVTDILKELEKPGRDPRPAFKTATFKDGVEKISDLAPGMVLEGVVTNVAAFGAFIDVGVHQDGLAHVSALSKTFVKDPRDVVKPGDIVKVKVLDVDIPRKRISLTLRLDDEAVASGGERGQQGGGAQRGQRSGGRPPQQRQQQRQGGQGGGSRQAAPPPGNSAMADALRKAGLLDPGKKGKR